A stretch of the Capsicum annuum cultivar UCD-10X-F1 chromosome 8, UCD10Xv1.1, whole genome shotgun sequence genome encodes the following:
- the LOC107879963 gene encoding uncharacterized protein LOC107879963, with product MPRKKIKFEFIENTTQRKASYKKRQKGFLKKAYELMTLCNAETSIVTYSPYHDEPKVFPNHDATINTFTKFRELSMLEKSNNMMTHEEFNKKRIKKMEKQLYKERKKNRIIELTNKMYEMLNGKGTPADMHSYDLNDLSYVINQNVKQVQEAIKTKVDVEGSTSNAPQHIDGLTVPDRTNSEWRRDLLSAPAGAPVSMASLMTTSSKILSGTNSEGTRAPLLVPVMASVSMVPPVAPSMIPSTAPSQVAQSMSHLIATCPQIVPSEGPSWVSPSPHLPLSFSSQTHPPIPLQIDLQRPPHGMAPSIPLSMMAPPMFPSINTPQISTSMPMNNYQNSSIDFPQNPGLSPDMLDWNNDDIMTLFDDSSFSIINVQEPNGDNNF from the coding sequence ATGcctagaaagaaaataaagtttgagtTCATTGAAAATACCACTCAGAGAAAAGCCTCAtacaaaaaaagacaaaaaggcTTCTTGAAAAAAGCTTATGAACTCATGACACTTTGTAATGCTGAAACATCTATTGTCACCTATAGTCCCTACCATGATGAGCCTAAGGTGTTTCCAAATCATGATGCAACTATCAATACCTTTACAAAGTTTAGGGAGTTATCGatgttggaaaaatcaaacaaCATGATGACTCATGAAGAGTTCAACAAAAAAAGGATCAAGAAAATGGAGAAACAACTGtacaaggaaagaaagaaaaacaggATCATTGAGCTTACAAATAAGATGTATGAAATGTTGAACGGTAAAGGTACTCCTGCTGATATGCACTCTTACGATCTCAATGATCTAAGTTACGTAATTAATCAGAATGTCAAACAAGTACAGGAAGCAATCAAAACGAAGGTTGATGTAGAGGGTTCCACATCGAATGCCCCTCAACATATTGATGGACTGACAGTACCTGACAGGACTAACTCTGAGTGGCGAAGGGATCTTCTGTCAGCTCCTGCTGGGGCTCCGGTGTCGATGGCTTCTCTGATGACTACTTCATCGAAGATTCTCAGTGGGACCAACTCAGAGGGGACAAGGGCTCCTCTGTTGGTTCCTGTTATGGCTTCAGTATCGATGGTTCCTCCAGTGGCTCCATCGATGATTCCCTCAACCGCTCCTTCTCAAGTAGCTCAATCAATGTCTCATTTGATAGCTACTTGTCCTCAAATAGTTCCTTCTGAAGGTCCTTCATGGGTTTCTCCCTCTCCTCATCTTcctctttcattttcttcacaaaCACATCCTCCAATACCCCTCCAAATAGATCTTCAAAGGCCTCCTCATGGAATGGCCCCTTCAATACCTTTATCAATGATGGCTCCTCCAATGTTTCCTTCAATAAATACCCCCCAAATAAGTACATCAATGCCAATGAATAACTATCAGAACAGCTCTATTGACTTCCCACAGAATCCTGGATTATCACCAGATATGTTGGATTGGAATAATGATGACATAATGACTTTATTTGATGATTCATCTTTCAGCATCATTAATGTTCAAGAACCAAATGGTGACAACAATTTTTAA